From the Planktothricoides raciborskii GIHE-MW2 genome, the window CACAGAGAAAGACAAGGTAAACCGATCCATTTGCGCTTCTGGTAAGGGAAATGTGCCTTGATATTCAATGGGGTTTTGAGTGGCAATGACAAAAAAAGGCTGGGGGACTGAACGCGAAACCCCATCAACAGTGACTTGCCGTTCCTCCATGACTTCGAGTAAAGCCGATTGAGTCCTGGGGGTTGCCCGGTTAATTTCGTCGGCGAGTAGGACATTGGCAAAGACTGGGCCGGGGAGAAATTCAAATTCTCCACTGCGAGGATTCCAGATATTTGTGCCCGTGACATCGGTGGGCAATAGGTCGGGGGTGCATTGAATCCGCTTAAATTTACCGGCGATCGATCGCGCTAGGGATTTTGCCAGTAAAGTTTTGCCCACCCCAGGGACATCTTCTAATAAAGCATGACCGCCAGAAAATAAAGCCACGAGTACCAGGCGAATGGGGTCGGCTTTGCCCACAATGGTTTTGCCGAGGTTTTCCGTAAGCTGTTGAATTCGTTCTCTCATAATGGGAATGTGGCTGAAGCCAGAGATTTCGCTTGAATACAATCTAATTGAATTTGGCTTTTTAACCGATCGAGGGAAGCAAATTTTTGTTCGGGGCGCAAAAATTGCTCAATGTCTACGGTCAGGGTTTTCCCGTATAAATCCCCACTCCAATCTAAAAGATGAATTTCGACGGTGGGTGGTTGACCCTGTGCCACGGTGGGACGACAGCCAATATTCATTACCCCTAGGTGATGCTTGGTGGGTTGGTCATCCCTGGTGACTCGGACGGCATAAACACCGTAGCGAGGTAAGAACTTATCGGGGGATAGTTGTAAATTGGCGGTGGGAAATCCCAGGGTTCTACCTAGTTGCTGCCCTTGAATGACTTCGCCAATGAGACGATAAGGACGACCTAAGAGTTGATTGGCTTGGAGGATATCCCCTTGGCTAAGGGCGTGGCGAATGGCGGAGCTACTAATGCGTAGTCCATCGATTTTGTTCAGGGGAACGATGTTAACGGTTACGCCATAAGGTTGAGCGATCGCCTTCAAGTCATCCACCGTCCCCGATCGCCGATTGCCAAACCGAAAATCTTCCCCCACACTAATACAGCAAGCTTGTAACTGTTTAATCAGAATTTCCGCCACAAAAGCTTGTGGACTGAGGGTTGCCAGCTTTTGGTCAAACGGCAACAGGATTAGTTGTCGGACTCCCATCGTCTCTAAGTATTGGGCTTTTTCCTCTTGAGGCGTTAACAGGGATCTTGATTCACCAGAAAAAAACTCTTGGGGATGCGGATCGAACGTCACTAAGGTGCTGTAGGGATGTTTTGTCCCGCCCCCAGATCCCCCAGATCCCTGGTTGTACTCACAAGCGGGCGATCGCGAACTAGGGTTTGCCAAGCTAGAATTGAATAAATGAGGCAACTGGGAGGGCAAAATTGGCTCGATCACCTTTTGGTGTCCTCGATGCAACCCGTCAAAGTTGCCCAGAGCAATAGAAGTTGGAGTCAGAACTGTTGAGAGAGAAGAAGTAATCCACACCGTTTAGATTATTAATTAAATAAGACGATCGAATATCAATGAACATTGCTGATCAAGAAGAAAAATAGAGAATTGTAGGCAATTCTCTATTCTGGATCTGAAAATCACTTGCGGTATCTTGCTAGGTTGGGGACTCTGCCTCTGGAGAGGAAGAAGAATGCGGCGCAATTAATTGAATCGACAATCCCTCCCTGGCCATGAGAGAGTTGGGGAAATGCTGTGCTACTTGCTCTCCTACGTTATCCAAAAAATCATCATTGTGCAGGGGGTCGTGGTGGAAAATCACCAGTCTTTTCGCATTCGCAGCCTTGGCCACCTTAACGGCTTCCTGCCAAGTGGAATGACCCCAGCCGACTTTACTACTTTTTGGAGAGTGATATTCCTCATCAGTGTAGGTGGCATCATAAATCAGCACGTCAGCATTATGAGCGAGGAATAAAACATTGTCATCCAGCTTGTCTGGTAGATGTTCTGTATCCGTGACATAAGCTGCGGCGTAGCCGTTCCAACTGACTCGATAACCGACCGCTTCTCCGGGATGGTTCAGCAGTGCCGTATTCACTTTTACGTCCCCAAATTCCAGCACTTCGCCGATTTTGATATCGTGAAACTCTAGCTGGGCGGCCATGATCTGCAAGGGTACGGGAAAATTTGGATGAAGCATCTGGTCATTCAGTCGTTGCTCAATGGTAGAGCCATTGGGGGCGATCGCTCCATAAATGTGAAAGCGATTGCCAGGAATAAAAGCAGGGACAAAAAAAGGGAAGCCCTGAATGTGATCCCAGTGGGAGTGAGTAAACAACAAATTGGCTTTGACGGGCATCTGACCGAGCAAGTATTGTCCCAACACTCTTAAGCCTGTACCTCCATCAAAAATTAAGCGTTGTCCTCCCACCCGCATCTCGATGCATGGCGTATTGCCGCCATACCGGACGGTCTCTGCACCGGGACATGGTATGCTTCCTCGCACGCCCCAGAAGTGAATCGTAAATTGGTTGTCCATATTCTGCATGGGTGTATTTGCACTAGGTTGTGAATGCGGGTTACTCATCACGTTTTTACATCGGCAGCAACCGTCTATGGGTTGATCATTTAGTGATTATCCACTTGCTAATCGATCGATCGACTTGCTCAGATATCCGCCACCTTTGTGAAATCACCTTAAATATATTCATATATTCAATGAAATTCGCGGGCTTTCTGAGTCAGTAAATACGGCGCCTCTGGTCAAGAACTGCCCGAATCTTATGTGTTCAGGCTGATTTTTATAATTAGGAAGAACCCAAAAGGTGACGGTTCAAACGATAATCTGAACGACCCAATCAACCATTATATAAAGTTTTCAGCAGTTTTCATCTTCATTTACCCTAAACTTGATTCTAACGTTGGCACAGGATGAGTTGTCAATTTACTGTTGAATAACCTCACCGGAAATGTTTTATTGGTTGTTTGTTGTTGGTTATTGGTTATTTGTTATGATCAAGGCTGCGGATACTCATCATCACTAATAACAAATAACAAGCAACTAATAACCAATAACCAATAACTATGAAACTGAACAAACGCGCACAGTATAGCGTTAAAGCCTTATTGGATCTGAGTCTCCAGCAAGATTTGGGGCCGACGGCGACTAAGGCGATCGCCAATCGGCAAAAGATCCCCGCCCCCTATCTAGAAAAGCTATTAATTCAAATGCGCCAGGGGGGTTTGGTGGCATCCGTCCGGGGCGCCCAAGGGGGCTATCAACTAGCCAAACCGCCTAGCAAAATTTCCCTCGGTCAGATTTTAGAAGC encodes:
- a CDS encoding MoxR family ATPase, with the protein product MRERIQQLTENLGKTIVGKADPIRLVLVALFSGGHALLEDVPGVGKTLLAKSLARSIAGKFKRIQCTPDLLPTDVTGTNIWNPRSGEFEFLPGPVFANVLLADEINRATPRTQSALLEVMEERQVTVDGVSRSVPQPFFVIATQNPIEYQGTFPLPEAQMDRFTLSFSVGYPTEAEELQMLQRLQENITVEELQPCIELSEVSELCRLCAQVRLDNSLQKYILDLVRATRVSDQITLGVSPRGAVALQKATQALAFISGRDYAIPDDVKFLAPHVLSHRLIPAGGRRPQTIVEQLLRQIPIPE
- a CDS encoding bifunctional riboflavin kinase/FAD synthetase yields the protein MWITSSLSTVLTPTSIALGNFDGLHRGHQKVIEPILPSQLPHLFNSSLANPSSRSPACEYNQGSGGSGGGTKHPYSTLVTFDPHPQEFFSGESRSLLTPQEEKAQYLETMGVRQLILLPFDQKLATLSPQAFVAEILIKQLQACCISVGEDFRFGNRRSGTVDDLKAIAQPYGVTVNIVPLNKIDGLRISSSAIRHALSQGDILQANQLLGRPYRLIGEVIQGQQLGRTLGFPTANLQLSPDKFLPRYGVYAVRVTRDDQPTKHHLGVMNIGCRPTVAQGQPPTVEIHLLDWSGDLYGKTLTVDIEQFLRPEQKFASLDRLKSQIQLDCIQAKSLASATFPL
- a CDS encoding MBL fold metallo-hydrolase; the encoded protein is MQNMDNQFTIHFWGVRGSIPCPGAETVRYGGNTPCIEMRVGGQRLIFDGGTGLRVLGQYLLGQMPVKANLLFTHSHWDHIQGFPFFVPAFIPGNRFHIYGAIAPNGSTIEQRLNDQMLHPNFPVPLQIMAAQLEFHDIKIGEVLEFGDVKVNTALLNHPGEAVGYRVSWNGYAAAYVTDTEHLPDKLDDNVLFLAHNADVLIYDATYTDEEYHSPKSSKVGWGHSTWQEAVKVAKAANAKRLVIFHHDPLHNDDFLDNVGEQVAQHFPNSLMAREGLSIQLIAPHSSSSPEAESPT
- a CDS encoding Rrf2 family transcriptional regulator — protein: MKLNKRAQYSVKALLDLSLQQDLGPTATKAIANRQKIPAPYLEKLLIQMRQGGLVASVRGAQGGYQLAKPPSKISLGQILEAVGETIEPDLSLPPQSKHAEDWVTFTLWHRLHQKLKESLYSISLEDLYYDARSWQASQGQETNFII